One window of the Tetragenococcus koreensis genome contains the following:
- a CDS encoding response regulator transcription factor: MKIFIVEDDQVIANKIKQYLGRWNYESLIVKDFQNVLSELVTFDPQLVLLDITLPFFDGYYWCSEIRKLTNIPIVFISSAVDNMNILRAIELGADDYITKPFDLEILNAKIQAILRRTYDFGETSHLLEHHGLIFNSNNFTISYQDQEMELTKNEAKIFQKLMENKDSIVTRKKLMLYLWESESYIDDSALYTNINRLRKKLTQMGLRDFITTKKGEGYLIES, from the coding sequence TTGAAGATATTTATTGTTGAAGATGATCAAGTAATTGCGAACAAAATCAAACAATACTTGGGTAGATGGAATTATGAAAGCCTGATAGTAAAAGATTTTCAAAATGTATTATCAGAGCTTGTTACCTTTGATCCGCAGTTAGTATTATTAGATATTACTCTCCCCTTTTTCGACGGTTACTATTGGTGCAGTGAGATTAGAAAACTAACAAACATCCCTATCGTTTTTATTTCTTCTGCGGTAGACAATATGAATATCCTTCGAGCGATCGAACTAGGTGCAGACGATTATATTACGAAACCTTTTGATTTGGAGATTCTTAACGCAAAAATTCAAGCAATTCTCCGTCGTACTTATGATTTCGGCGAAACCAGCCATTTATTAGAGCACCATGGACTAATTTTTAATAGCAATAATTTCACGATTTCTTACCAAGATCAAGAAATGGAACTGACCAAAAACGAAGCAAAAATTTTTCAAAAGTTAATGGAAAATAAGGATAGCATTGTCACACGTAAAAAACTAATGCTCTATCTGTGGGAATCGGAAAGTTATATCGATGATAGTGCTCTTTACACAAATATCAACCGGTTAAGAAAGAAACTGACCCAAATGGGGCTAAGAGACTTTATTACCACTAAAAAAGGAGAAGGTTATCTCATTGAAAGCTAA
- a CDS encoding sensor histidine kinase, which translates to MKAKTRLFTQYLLNRKYFLILCFLFAIVNLLVGYVYQLPLERALLAIAICGFLTVIIGAFDFYQFYEKHTKLASLYKQEVIDLKKLPEVKNLIENDYQEVVQKIQERLLKLENDSAQSEQEILDYFTTWVHQIKVPISALHLILQEHDQENSDEMEEQLFKIDQYVNLILQYVRLGSSSTDYHFQEVNLDELIRENIKKYAPSFIRKNLALQYEPTNFYLITDPKWLGFVIDQLLSNALKYTNKGAITIYLEKQALVIEDTGIGILPEDLPRIGKRNFTGFTGRKHKNATGIGFYLCKQIAQKLGHSIILSSVPKKGTKVSIQFDEQDILTK; encoded by the coding sequence TTGAAAGCTAAAACTCGCTTGTTTACCCAATACCTACTCAATCGAAAATATTTTCTGATACTCTGCTTTTTATTCGCTATTGTAAATCTCCTAGTAGGTTATGTATACCAGCTTCCTTTAGAAAGAGCCTTATTAGCAATTGCAATTTGCGGATTTTTGACCGTCATCATAGGCGCTTTTGATTTTTACCAATTCTATGAAAAACACACCAAATTAGCATCGCTATACAAACAAGAAGTCATTGACCTAAAAAAATTGCCTGAAGTAAAGAATTTAATTGAAAACGACTATCAAGAAGTTGTTCAAAAAATACAAGAACGACTTCTGAAACTAGAAAATGACTCCGCCCAATCAGAACAAGAAATACTAGATTATTTTACGACTTGGGTTCATCAAATCAAAGTTCCGATTTCAGCGCTCCATCTGATTTTGCAAGAACATGATCAAGAAAATTCTGATGAAATGGAGGAACAATTATTTAAAATCGACCAGTATGTTAACCTCATTTTACAATATGTTCGTTTAGGAAGTTCTTCGACTGACTATCATTTTCAAGAAGTCAATTTAGACGAATTAATTCGAGAAAACATCAAAAAATATGCTCCTTCTTTTATTCGAAAAAACTTAGCATTACAATATGAACCCACAAATTTTTATCTCATTACGGATCCAAAATGGCTTGGTTTCGTGATTGACCAGCTACTATCCAATGCTTTGAAATATACGAATAAAGGAGCTATCACTATTTATTTAGAAAAACAAGCATTGGTAATTGAAGATACAGGTATCGGGATTTTACCTGAGGACCTCCCTCGCATTGGCAAGCGTAACTTTACTGGGTTTACTGGTCGAAAGCATAAAAACGCAACTGGTATTGGTTTTTATCTTTGCAAACAGATCGCACAAAAATTAGGGCACAGCATCATCTTGTCTTCTGTTCCAAAAAAAGGCACCAAAGTTTCTATCCAATTTGATGAACAAGATATCTTAACTAAATAA
- a CDS encoding ABC transporter ATP-binding protein translates to MTLLQVQQLKKVYTNRFGGNKTEALSGISFSVDAGDYIAIMGESGSGKTTLLNILAALDQPTNGKVLLNDQDIGRVSEKNISKFRREHLGFVFQDFNLLDTFSLKDNIFLPLVLSGKKHPEMERKLNPIAEKLGILPLLDKFPYEVSGGQKQRAAVARALIASPELVLADEPTGALDSKSTNELLTLFNQINNEGQTILLVTHSVQAASHAKRVLFIKDGNVFHELHKGEESNDQMLQKISHTLTVLSSGEDRYA, encoded by the coding sequence ATGACACTTTTACAAGTACAACAATTAAAAAAAGTATACACAAATCGTTTCGGAGGAAATAAAACAGAAGCTTTATCTGGCATTTCGTTTTCCGTTGACGCAGGAGATTATATCGCTATTATGGGTGAATCTGGTTCAGGGAAAACCACTTTATTAAATATTTTAGCTGCACTCGACCAGCCGACAAATGGTAAAGTTTTATTAAATGATCAAGATATTGGCCGAGTATCGGAAAAAAATATTTCTAAATTTCGTCGTGAACATCTCGGATTTGTATTTCAAGATTTTAACTTATTAGACACTTTTTCTCTAAAAGATAACATCTTCCTTCCCTTAGTATTATCTGGGAAAAAACATCCTGAGATGGAACGTAAGTTAAATCCAATTGCTGAAAAATTAGGTATCCTCCCTCTTTTGGATAAATTTCCTTATGAAGTATCTGGAGGTCAAAAGCAAAGAGCGGCTGTTGCAAGAGCCTTAATTGCAAGTCCTGAATTAGTTTTAGCTGACGAACCTACCGGCGCATTGGATTCAAAATCTACCAACGAATTATTAACTCTTTTCAATCAAATTAACAATGAAGGGCAAACAATTCTGCTGGTTACACACAGTGTTCAAGCTGCTAGTCATGCCAAACGGGTATTATTCATTAAAGATGGGAATGTTTTCCATGAGTTACACAAAGGTGAAGAAAGCAACGACCAGATGTTGCAAAAAATATCTCATACACTCACTGTATTGAGTTCAGGAGAAGATCGTTATGCATAA
- a CDS encoding ABC transporter permease, with product MHNGFYLKLALQSMRQNSQLYYPFIISSIGTVMMTFVIQALTTNSGLSQIPGGDNLQTILGLGYVVLILFSTIFLFYMNSFLMKNRKREFGIYNILGMERKHITKILAYEIAFICFISLTIGLVAGILLNKLSTLLIRRMLGASVSFGFEFSSQSVLWTLCFFLLIFLAILLSNIFQIRLANPIELLRGSNAGEKEPKTKIVWTLVGLFLLGVGYYLALTIQSPIMGMSLVFLAILIVIAATYLLFTTGTITLLKLLKNNKDYYYQSKHFIPVSGMLYRMKKNAVGLANISILSVGVILMLSIAVSLYLTTDDAANSQYPSDVVSEIRIENSNRENEAATKEKINESIEQTSEKLSIAVNDQRSYAYLNFPALLNQSRFEVTEDVYASQASQTPARLYLVDQENYQTISGDNLNLADDEVAVHGTVKDYTEDTLTILDQEFTVQPVEDIDEFAIGNETTNVMNDSYYIIVNSPEVLGDIEKGQQEVLGDLASSISVFTQFNLENASSQQEINFSNSFRNKLEENDLVIGNVDTRVEANGNLRALRGGVLFLVLSLALLLLMMTILIIYYKQISEAYDDKKRFKIMQNVGLSDIEIKRAVHSQILSVFFLPVLMTGLHILAILPLMKKTMVLVMLNQVNLFPVSLLIAFLIFLVVYICIYRITARTYYKIVK from the coding sequence ATGCATAATGGATTTTACTTAAAGTTAGCCTTACAAAGTATGCGACAGAATAGCCAGCTTTACTATCCGTTCATTATTTCAAGTATTGGAACAGTCATGATGACCTTTGTTATCCAAGCCTTAACTACAAATAGCGGCCTTTCGCAAATACCTGGAGGAGATAACTTACAAACAATTCTAGGGTTAGGTTATGTCGTATTGATTCTATTTTCGACTATTTTTTTATTTTACATGAATAGTTTTCTTATGAAAAATCGGAAAAGAGAATTTGGGATTTACAATATTTTAGGTATGGAGAGAAAACACATCACTAAAATCCTTGCTTATGAAATAGCCTTTATCTGTTTTATTAGCTTAACCATCGGCTTAGTAGCAGGAATTTTATTAAATAAGCTTTCTACCCTCCTAATACGTCGCATGTTAGGCGCTTCTGTCTCTTTCGGCTTTGAGTTTTCCAGTCAATCTGTTCTTTGGACACTTTGTTTCTTTCTACTCATTTTTCTTGCGATCCTACTTTCAAATATTTTTCAAATTCGGCTCGCCAATCCAATTGAATTATTGCGCGGGAGTAATGCTGGAGAAAAAGAACCAAAAACAAAAATAGTATGGACTCTTGTAGGCTTGTTCCTTCTAGGAGTTGGTTACTATTTAGCATTGACAATTCAATCTCCTATTATGGGTATGAGTTTAGTATTTTTAGCAATTTTAATCGTTATCGCTGCTACCTATTTGTTGTTTACAACTGGAACCATTACATTGTTAAAATTGCTTAAAAACAATAAGGATTATTATTATCAGAGCAAACACTTTATCCCAGTATCAGGAATGCTTTATCGAATGAAGAAAAATGCAGTGGGCCTAGCTAATATCTCCATTTTGTCTGTAGGTGTTATTTTGATGTTATCAATCGCAGTATCTCTATATCTTACTACTGACGATGCCGCAAATTCGCAATATCCAAGTGATGTTGTCTCTGAAATACGAATAGAAAATAGCAACCGTGAGAATGAAGCAGCAACCAAGGAAAAAATTAATGAGTCGATCGAACAAACTTCTGAGAAATTAAGTATAGCGGTAAACGATCAACGTTCTTACGCCTATTTAAACTTCCCGGCACTCTTAAATCAAAGCCGTTTTGAGGTCACTGAGGACGTGTATGCCTCTCAAGCAAGCCAAACTCCAGCTAGACTCTATTTGGTTGATCAAGAAAACTATCAAACAATTTCTGGAGATAATCTGAATTTAGCAGATGATGAAGTAGCTGTTCATGGTACAGTAAAAGATTATACCGAGGACACTTTAACCATCTTAGATCAAGAATTTACTGTACAACCAGTAGAAGATATCGATGAATTTGCCATTGGTAATGAAACAACTAATGTAATGAATGATAGTTACTATATCATTGTAAACTCTCCAGAAGTTCTTGGCGACATTGAAAAAGGGCAACAAGAAGTGCTTGGAGATTTGGCTTCTAGTATTAGTGTATTTACTCAGTTTAATTTAGAAAACGCGTCTAGCCAGCAAGAAATCAACTTTTCAAATAGTTTCAGAAATAAGTTAGAAGAAAATGATTTAGTTATTGGTAATGTTGATACACGAGTCGAAGCAAATGGAAATTTACGTGCTCTCAGAGGCGGTGTTTTGTTCCTCGTACTGAGCTTAGCATTGTTATTGTTAATGATGACGATTTTAATTATTTACTATAAACAAATTTCAGAAGCTTATGATGATAAAAAACGTTTTAAGATTATGCAAAATGTTGGGTTGAGTGATATTGAAATTAAACGAGCCGTTCACTCTCAAATTTTAAGCGTCTTTTTCTTACCAGTATTGATGACAGGACTTCATATACTCGCAATACTGCCTTTAATGAAAAAAACAATGGTTTTAGTGATGTTAAATCAAGTAAATTTATTTCCTGTTAGCCTCTTGATTGCATTTCTTATCTTTTTAGTTGTCTATATATGTATCTATCGTATTACTGCTAGAACCTACTATAAAATTGTGAAATAA
- a CDS encoding MerR family transcriptional regulator encodes MNYSVQEVADLLNMNVHTIRYYTDQGLIPHLKRDVHGYRQFNEEAINWLIIIYYLRQCEMTIRQIRTYINLCVQGNQTIDERYQIIVNLREKTEQQLRDTKTRLEFLNEKLTQFDLIFQGEVTDELNPINWTNKKDQFISEQHDRK; translated from the coding sequence ATGAATTATTCAGTGCAAGAAGTTGCTGATTTATTGAATATGAACGTGCACACGATTCGTTATTACACTGATCAAGGATTGATCCCTCACTTAAAAAGGGACGTTCATGGATATCGACAATTCAATGAAGAGGCTATTAACTGGTTAATCATTATCTACTATTTGCGGCAGTGTGAAATGACGATTAGACAAATTCGTACGTATATAAATTTGTGTGTTCAAGGCAACCAGACCATTGATGAACGATATCAAATCATTGTAAATTTGCGGGAAAAAACAGAACAGCAGTTGAGAGACACTAAAACACGTCTGGAGTTTTTAAATGAAAAATTGACACAGTTTGATTTAATTTTTCAAGGCGAAGTCACTGATGAGCTGAATCCGATTAATTGGACAAACAAAAAAGACCAATTTATAAGTGAGCAGCATGATAGAAAATAA
- a CDS encoding aldo/keto reductase, whose product MEYVTLNNGVKMPILGYGVYQIEKEICESCVLNALEVGYRSIDTAQAYLNETAVGQAIAKSSVPREKIFLTTKIWISNAGYKKAKQSIERSLADLQTDYLDLLLIHQPLNDYYGTYQAMGEFYHQGKIRAIGVSNFYGDRFIDLAEFTDVPPAINQVELHPFYQQNELRKIMENYNTVAEAWSPLAEGKNNLFTHDVLTTIGAKYQKTAAQVTLRYLTQLGVVVIPKTVHKERMIENLTIFDFKLNDEEMAEIAQLDTHQPLFMDHYDPSTVQHLTELGKIETMDN is encoded by the coding sequence ATGGAATATGTGACTTTGAATAATGGTGTGAAAATGCCTATCTTAGGTTATGGAGTCTATCAAATCGAAAAAGAGATCTGCGAATCATGCGTACTAAACGCTTTGGAGGTTGGTTATCGTTCTATTGATACAGCACAAGCTTATTTAAACGAAACAGCGGTTGGACAAGCGATTGCCAAAAGTTCTGTTCCTCGAGAGAAAATTTTTCTGACCACTAAAATTTGGATCTCCAATGCCGGTTACAAAAAAGCAAAACAATCAATTGAACGGTCACTAGCAGATTTACAAACGGACTATCTTGATCTACTCTTAATCCATCAACCACTCAACGACTATTACGGAACCTATCAAGCAATGGGGGAGTTTTACCACCAAGGGAAAATTCGAGCTATTGGAGTAAGTAATTTTTATGGCGATCGTTTCATCGACTTAGCAGAATTTACGGATGTTCCCCCTGCCATTAATCAAGTAGAGCTACACCCCTTTTATCAACAAAATGAACTTAGAAAAATTATGGAAAACTACAACACTGTAGCTGAAGCATGGAGCCCTTTAGCTGAAGGTAAAAATAATTTGTTCACCCACGATGTATTAACGACCATCGGAGCCAAATATCAAAAAACTGCTGCACAAGTCACTCTCCGCTACCTTACACAATTGGGCGTTGTAGTGATTCCAAAGACCGTTCATAAAGAAAGGATGATTGAAAACTTAACTATTTTTGACTTTAAACTTAACGACGAAGAAATGGCAGAAATCGCTCAATTAGATACCCATCAGCCTTTATTTATGGATCATTATGATCCATCTACCGTACAACATCTGACTGAACTGGGTAAAATAGAAACTATGGATAATTAA
- a CDS encoding response regulator transcription factor has product MNHKVLIVEDDISVNEMMKEYLEKEGYKVTSTFEGQEGLHSFQKHPFDLVILDIMMPKLDGIEVLKKIRFGHTIPVLIVSAKDTDVEKVLGLELGADDYITKPFSMIELSARVKAAIRRATSYLDERKEKSKVQYKDLTIDIENYLVEKDGKLLNLTSKEFEILKLFLNNPKSVFTKAQIYNSVWNEDYYGDENVINTHISRLRDKLNGNTTEFTYIKTIWGIGYKLND; this is encoded by the coding sequence ATGAATCATAAAGTTTTAATTGTTGAAGATGATATTTCCGTAAATGAAATGATGAAAGAGTATCTTGAAAAAGAAGGATATAAAGTCACTTCCACCTTTGAAGGCCAAGAAGGTTTGCATTCTTTTCAAAAACATCCCTTCGATTTGGTTATTCTTGATATTATGATGCCTAAGCTAGATGGTATTGAAGTATTGAAAAAAATTCGTTTTGGTCATACCATTCCAGTACTAATAGTATCTGCTAAGGACACTGATGTTGAAAAAGTTTTAGGTTTAGAATTAGGCGCAGATGATTACATCACTAAACCCTTTTCCATGATTGAACTTTCTGCGCGAGTAAAAGCTGCGATTAGAAGGGCTACCAGCTATTTAGATGAGCGAAAAGAAAAGAGTAAAGTTCAATATAAAGACTTAACTATTGATATAGAAAATTATCTAGTAGAAAAAGATGGTAAACTTTTAAATTTAACTTCTAAAGAATTTGAAATTTTAAAACTATTTTTAAACAATCCAAAGAGCGTTTTTACCAAAGCACAAATATATAATAGCGTTTGGAACGAAGACTACTATGGCGACGAAAACGTAATTAACACTCATATAAGCAGGCTCCGAGATAAATTGAACGGTAATACAACAGAATTTACTTATATCAAAACAATTTGGGGTATCGGTTATAAATTAAATGATTAA
- a CDS encoding transposase — protein sequence MVHLKAIKNQLPNEIKALFSELKVTQFLKQAHMEKQKGYSVAILFTFLFSLVFKGKSLNQVLSGRESDQYMKKDTVYRWMNNPHNNWRLFLLRFSASVIEKLHSLTDTKTHIRTLILDDSTFYRNRSQEVPGLARLWDHALKQGYKGYRMLTLGFSDGYSFIPIDFGLLSGKKKVNQTIAEKDQRTVGAKRFNESSRKMPEVALEMVQRALNQGIYATHVLMDKWFTSPKMIDQLHDMGIHTIGMVKNGKTKYLFHQRLYKLEELYAKSTKEYTQEAIISSIVVKPSSGKNPVKIVFVKNHNKKSAWLAIMTDDLDLSSQEMVKTYSARWDIETFFKASKSLLHLTKETQTRHYQALICHTTIVFTRYILLSWQQRCANDERTLGGLFYELGDQIKELDWSAALIELVHIIQAVSEESGSQLQDFITSQLQHWVDTLPRYIKAYLPDLVCET from the coding sequence ATGGTACACTTAAAAGCTATTAAAAATCAATTACCGAATGAAATAAAAGCCCTTTTTTCTGAATTAAAAGTCACGCAATTTTTAAAACAAGCCCATATGGAAAAGCAAAAAGGGTATTCGGTGGCTATTCTATTCACTTTTCTCTTTAGCCTCGTCTTTAAAGGAAAATCCTTAAACCAAGTTCTCAGTGGGCGGGAAAGCGACCAATACATGAAAAAAGATACCGTGTATCGATGGATGAACAATCCCCATAACAACTGGCGTCTGTTTTTACTTCGGTTTAGTGCGTCTGTCATCGAAAAGCTCCATTCTTTAACGGATACGAAAACCCATATTCGGACGTTGATCTTGGATGATTCGACGTTTTATCGTAATCGAAGCCAAGAGGTACCAGGCTTAGCTCGTCTTTGGGATCATGCGCTCAAACAAGGATACAAAGGGTATCGTATGCTTACTTTAGGGTTCTCCGATGGCTATTCTTTCATTCCGATTGATTTCGGGTTACTATCCGGTAAGAAAAAAGTGAACCAAACAATAGCAGAAAAAGATCAACGAACCGTAGGAGCCAAACGATTCAACGAATCAAGTCGTAAAATGCCCGAAGTGGCACTTGAGATGGTTCAACGCGCCTTGAACCAAGGGATTTACGCCACCCATGTGTTGATGGATAAATGGTTTACTTCCCCTAAAATGATAGACCAATTACACGATATGGGGATTCACACCATTGGGATGGTGAAAAATGGAAAAACCAAATACCTTTTTCATCAACGTTTATACAAGCTGGAAGAACTTTATGCCAAATCTACGAAAGAATATACACAAGAAGCGATTATTTCCTCGATTGTGGTGAAACCAAGCTCCGGCAAAAATCCCGTGAAAATCGTTTTTGTCAAAAATCACAATAAGAAAAGTGCTTGGTTGGCGATTATGACCGATGATCTGGATTTATCTTCCCAAGAAATGGTCAAAACATACTCGGCGAGATGGGACATCGAGACATTTTTTAAGGCATCGAAATCATTGCTTCATCTGACTAAAGAAACACAAACGCGACATTATCAAGCCTTAATTTGTCACACCACCATTGTGTTCACACGGTATATTTTATTAAGCTGGCAGCAGCGCTGTGCCAATGATGAGCGGACCTTAGGTGGCTTATTTTATGAACTGGGCGATCAAATAAAAGAACTCGATTGGTCCGCTGCTCTTATCGAATTAGTACATATTATTCAAGCGGTAAGTGAAGAATCAGGAAGCCAATTACAAGATTTTATTACAAGTCAACTCCAACACTGGGTGGATACTCTGCCCCGTTATATCAAGGCTTATCTCCCAGATTTGGTGTGCGAAACTTGA